One segment of Phragmites australis chromosome 13, lpPhrAust1.1, whole genome shotgun sequence DNA contains the following:
- the LOC133888397 gene encoding WRKY transcription factor WRKY51-like produces the protein MMTLDLMGGYGRVDEQVAIQEEAAAGLRGMEHLISQLSRAGTGEMSPPAAAHNQQQPQDNHQVDCREITDMTVSRFKKVISILNRTGHARFRRGSVVAQSQGPAVSVPALASASRPVTLDFTNSVTGYGKDAGFSVSRASSSFLSSVTGDGSVSNGRCGGSSIMLPPPPGAASCGKLPLSFASAGQKRRCDDHAHSENDAGGKYGANGGRCHCSKRRKHRVKHTIRVPAISPKVADIPADEYSWRKYGQKPIKGSPYPRGYYKCSTVRGCPARKHVERDPGEPSMLIVTYEGEHRHTPAGQDPSPPLLAPLPELPNH, from the exons ATGATGACCCTCGATCTGATGGGAGGGTACGGGCGGGTGGACGAGCAGgtggccatccaggaggaggcagcggcggggCTGCGCGGGATGGAGCACCTCATCTCGCAGCTCTCCCGGGCGGGCACCGGCGAGATGTCCCCGCCGGCCGCGGCGCATAATCAGCAACAGCCGCAGGACAATCACCAGGTCGACTGCCGGGAGATTACCGACATGACGGTTTCAAGGTTCAAGAAGGTCATTTCCATCCTCAACCGCACCGGCCACGCGCGGTTCCGGCGCGGCTCCGTGGTGGCGCAGTCGCAGGGCCCGGCCGTGTCCGTGCCGGCGTTGGCGTCGGCGTCGAGGCCCGTGACGCTGGACTTCACCAATTCGGTTACCGGGTACGGGAAGGACGCCGGGTTCAGCGTGTCCAGAGCGAGCTCCTCGTTCCTATCGTCGGTGACCGGAGACGGGAGCGTGTCGAACGGGCGCTGCGGCGGGTCCTCAATCATGCTCCCGCCGCCACCCGGTGCGGCCAGCTGCGGGAAGCTGCCGCTATCGTTCGCGTCCGCCGGGCAGAAGCGCAGGTGCGACGACCACGCGCACTCCGAGAACGACGCCGGCGGCAAGTACGGCGCCAACGGCGGCCGCTGCCACTGCTCCAAGcgcag GAAGCATCGTGTGAAGCACACGATCCGCGTGCCGGCGATCAGCCCGAAGGTGGCGGACATCCCCGCCGACGAGTACTCCTGGCGCAAGTACGGGCAGAAGCCCATCAAGGGCTCCCCCTACCCACG CGGGTACTACAAGTGCAGCACGGTGCGCGGGTGCCCCGCGCGGAAGCACGTGGAGCGTGACCCCGGCGAGCCGTCGATGCTGATCGTCACCTACGAGGGCGAGCACCGCCACACCCCTGCCGGCCAGGATCCGTCCCCGCCACTCCTCGCCCCGCTCCCGGAGCTGCCCAACCATTaa